The Sciurus carolinensis unplaced genomic scaffold, mSciCar1.2, whole genome shotgun sequence genomic sequence actgcacaactcacagggtgccttgtggccttgagcacagctggagggaaggcggccagcagggaaactctccccctctgggaggccttcactgcacaactcacagggtgcagtgtggccttgagcacagctggagggaaggcggccagcagggaaactctccccctctggaggccttcactgcacaactcacagggtgccttgtggccttgagcacaggtgtagggaaggcggccagcagggaaactctccccctctggaggccttcactgcacaactcacagggtgcagtgtggccttgagcacaggtggagggaaggcggccagcagggaaactctccccctctggaggccttcactgcacaactcacagggtgcagtgtggccttgagcacaggtgtagggaaggcggccagcagggaaactctccctctctggaggccttcactgcacaactcacagggtgcagtgtggccttgagcacaggtgtagggaaggcggccagcagggaaactctccccctctggaggccttcactgcacaactcacagggtgcagtgtggccttgagcacaggtgtagggaaggcggccagcagggaaactctccccctctgggaggccttcactgcacaactcacagggtgccttgtggccttgagcacaggtgtagggaaggcggccagcagggaaactctccccctctggaggccttcactgcacaactcacagggtgcagtgtggccttgagcacaggtggagggaaggcggccagcagggaaactctccccctctggaggccttcactgcacaactcacagggtgccttgtggccttgagcacaggtggagggaaggcggccagcagggaaactctccccctctggaggccttcactgcacaactcacagggtgcagtgtggccttgagcacaggtggagggaaggcggccagcagggaaactctccctctctggaggccttcactgcacaactcacagggtgccttgtggccttgagcacaggtggagggaaggcggccagcagggaaactctccccctctggaggccttcactgcacaactcacagggtgccttgtggccttgagcacaggtggagggaaggcggccagcagggaaactctccccctctggaggccttcactgcacaactcacagggtgccttgtggccttgagcacaggtggagggaaggcggccagcagggaaactctccccctctggaggccttcactgcacaactcacagggtgcagtgtggccttgagcacaggtggagggaaggtggccagcagggaaactctccccatctggaggccttcactgcacaactcacagggtgccttgtggccttgagcacaggtggagggaaggcggccagcagggaaactctccccctctggaggccttcactgcacaactcacagggtgcagtgtggccttgagcacaggtggagggaaggtggccagcagggaaactctccccctctggaggccttcactgcacaactcacagggtgccttgtggccttgagcacaggtggagggaaggcggccagcagggaaactctccccctctggaggccttcactgcacaactcacagggtgcagtgtggccttgagcacaggtgtagggaaggcggccagcagggaaactctccccctctggaggccttcactgcacaactcacagggtgccttatggccttgagcacaggtggagggaaggcggccagcagggaaactctccccctctggaggccttcactgcacaactcacagggtgccttgtggccttgagcacaggtggagggaaggcggccagcagggaaactctccccctctggaggccttcactgcacaactcacagggtgcagtgtggccttgagcacagctggagggaaggcggccagcagggaaactctccccctctgtgaggccttcactgcacaactcacagggtgcctTGTGGCCTTgaacacaggtggagggaaggcggccagcagggaaactctccccctctgggaggccttcactgcacaactcacagggtgcctGTGGTcttgagcacaggtggagggaaggtggccagcagggaaactctccccctctggaggccttcactgcacaactcacagggtgccttgtggccttgagcacaggtggagggaaggcggccagcagggaaactctccccctctgggaggccttcactgcacaactcacagggtgcagtgtggccttgagcataggtggagggaaggcggccagcagggaaactctccccctctgggaggccttcactgcacaactcacagggtgcagtgtggccttgagcataggtggagggaaggcggccagcagggaaactctccccctctgggaggccttcactgcacaactcacagggtgcagtgtggccttgagcataggtggagggaaggcggccagcagggaaactctccccctctgggaggccttcactgcacaactcacagggtgcagtgtggccttgagcataggtggagggaaggcggccagcagggaaactctccccctctgggaggccttcactgcacaactcacagggtgcagtgtggccttgagcataggtggagggaaggcggccagcagggaaactctccccctctgggaggccttcactgcacaactcacagggtgcagtgtggccttgagcacagcTGGAGGGAAGGCGACCAGCAGGGAAACTGTCcccctctgggaggccttcactgcacaactcacagggtgcagtgtggccttgagcacaggtggagggaaggcggccagcagggaaactctccccctctgggaggccttcactgcacaactcacagggtgcagtgtggccttgagcacaggtggagggaaggcggccagcagggaaactctccccctctgggaggccttcactgcacaactcacagggtgcagtgtggccttgagcataggtggagggaaggcggccagcagggaaactctccccctctgggaggccttcactgcacaactcacagggtgcagtgtggccttgagcataggtggagggaaggcggccagcagggaaactctccccctctgggaggccttcactgcacaactcacagggtgcagtgtggccttgagcataggtggagggaaggcggccagcagggaaactctccccctctgggaggccttcactgcacaactcacagggtgcagtgtggccttgagcataggtggagggaaggcggccagcagggaaactctccccctctgggaggccttcactgcacaactcacagggtgcagtgtggccttgagcacagcTGGAGGGAAGGCGACCAGCAGGGAAACTGTCcccctctgggaggccttcactgcacaactcacagggtgcagtgtggccttgagcacaggtggagggaaggcggccagcagggaaactctccccctctgggaggccttcactgcacaactcacagggtgcagtgtggccttgagcacaggtggagggaaggcggccagcagggaaactgtccccctctgggaggccttcactgcacaactcacagggtgccttgtggccttgagcacaggtggagggaaggtggccagcagggaaactctccccctctgggagGACTTCACTGCACAATTCACAGGGTGCatgtggccttgagcacaggtggagggaaggcggccagcagggaaactctccccctctgggaggccttcactgcacaactcacagggtgcagtgtggccttgagcataggtggagggaaggcggccagcagggaaactctccccctctgggaggccttcactgcacaactcacagggtgcagtgtggccttgagcacagcTGGAGGGAAGGCGACCAGCAGGGAAACTGTCcccctctgggaggccttcactgcacaactcacagggtgcagtgtggccttgagcacaggtggagggaaggcggccagcagggaaactctccccctctgggaggccttcactgcacaactcacagggtgccttttggccttgagcacaggtggagggaaggcggccagcagggaaactctccccctctggaggccttcactgcacaactcacagggtgccttgtggccttgagcacaggtggagggaaggtggccagcagggaaactctccccctctgggagGACTTCACTGCACAATTCACAGGGTGCatgtggccttgagcacaggtggagggaaggcggccagcagggaaactctccccctctggaggccttcactgcacaactcacagggtgcctTATGGCCTTGAGCAcagctggagggaaggcggccagcagggaaactctccccctctggaggccttcactgcacaactcacagggtgccttgtggccttgagcacaggtggagggaaggcggccagcagggaaactctccccctctggaggccttcactgcacaactcacagggtgcagtgtggccttgagcacagctggagggaaggcggccagcagggaaactctccccctctgtgaggccttcactgcacaactcacagggtgcctTGTGGCCTTgaacacaggtggagggaaggcggccagcagggaaactctccccctctgggaggccttcactgcacaactcacagggtgcctTGTGGTcttgagcacaggtggagggaaggtggccagcagggaaactctccccctctggaggccttcactgcacaactcacagggtgccttgtggccttgagcacaggtggagggaaggcggccagcagggaaactctccctctctggaggccttcactgcacaactcacagggtgcagtgtggccttgagcacaggtggagggaaggcggccagcagggaaactctccccctctgggaggccttcactgcacaactcacagggtgcagtgtggccttgagcataggtggagggaaggcggccagcagggaaactctccccctctgggaggccttcactgcacaactcacagggtgcagtgtggccttgagcacagcTGGAGGGAAGGCGACCAGCAGGGAAACTGTCcccctctgggaggccttcactgcacaactcacagggtgcagtgtggccttgagcataggtggagggaaggcggccagcagggaaactctccccctctgggaggccttcactgcacaactcacagggtgcagtgtggccttgagcataggtggagggaaggcggccagcagggaaactctccccctctgggaggccttcactgcacaactcacagggtgcagtgtggccttgagcataggtggagggaaggcggccagcagggaaactctccccctctgggaggccttcactgcacaactcacagggtgcagtgtggccttgagcacagctggagggaaggcgaccagcagggaaactctccccctctgggaggccttcactgcacaactcacagggtgcagtgtggccttgagcacaggtggagggaaggcggccagcagggaaactctccccctctgggaggccttcactgcacaactcacagggtgccttgtggccttgagcacaggtggagggaaggcggccagcagggaaactctccccctctggaggccttcactgcacaactcacagggtgccttgtggccttgagcacaggtggagggaaggtggccagcagggaaactctccccctctgggagGACTTCACTGCACAATTCACAGGGTGCatgtggccttgagcacaggtggagggaaggcggccagcagggaaactctccccctctgggaggccttcactgcacaatttacagggtgcagtgtggccttgataacaggtggagggaaggcggccagcagggaaactctccccctctgggaggccttcactgcacaactcacagggtgcagtgtggccttttgcacaggtggagggaaggcggccagcagggaaactctccccctctgggaggccttcactgcacaactcacagggtgcagtgtggccttgagcacaggtggagggaaggcggccagcagggaatctctccctctctgggaggccttcactgcacaactcacagggtgcagtgtggccttgagcacagctggagggaaggcggccagcagggaaactctccccctctgggaggccttcactgcacaactcacagggtgccttgtggccttgagcacaggtggagggaaggcggccagcagggaaactctccccctctggaggccttcactgcacaactcacagggtgccttgtggccttgagcacaggtggagggaaggtggccagcagggaaactctccccctctgggagGACTTCACTGCACAATTCACAGGGTGCatgtggccttgagcacaggtggagggaaggcggccagcagggaaactgtccccctctgggaggccttcactgcacaattcacagggtgcagtgtggccttgagcacaggtgtagggaaggcggccagcagggaaactctccccctctgggaggccttcactgcacaactcacagggtgcagtgtggccttttgcacaggtggagggaaggcggccagcagggaaactctccccctctgggaggccttcactgcacaactcacagggtgcagtgtggccttgagcacaggtgtagggaaggcggccagcagggaaactctccccctctggaggccttcactgcacaactcacagggggctttgtggccttgagcacaggtggagggaaggcggccagcagggaaactgtccccctctggaggccttcactgcacaactcacagggtgccttgtggccttgagcacaggtggagggaaggtggccagcagggaaactctccctcTCTGgcggccttcactgcacaactcacagggtgcagtgtggccttgtgcacaggtggagggaaggcggccagcagggaaactctccccctctggaggccttcactgcacaactcacagggtgccttgtggccttgagcacaggtggagggaaggcggccagcagggaaactctccccctctggaggccttcactgcacaactcacagggggccttgtggccttgagcacagctggagggaaggcggccagcagggaaactctccccctctggaggccttcactgcacaactcacagggtgcatgtggccttgagcacaggtggagggaaggcggccagcagggaaactctccccctctgggaggccttcactgcacagaACTCACAAGACTAACAGGGTGGAGGAATGTGAAGGTGAAGTCCCTGCCTGCAGAGTAGAAGGAGGTTCTGGGACACCTGCTCtcctggggaagagcaggctgtagtTGGCCCAGGCCCTCAGGAAGAACTCAGCACTTAGAAGGGGAAAACAGAGACCCACCCAGGAAGCATGAGCTGCCATCGCAGTGGAGGAAAGTGGTGTTGGATGCACCCAGGTGACTCTCCAGGTTGCTCTCACCTCCCTGTGCACTGTGGGAGCCCAGGAGACACACAAGGTGGCAAATGCAAGTCCACTCATGGGCCAGGGTTCCAGAAGGCCCAGGAGGGGCCCAGGAGGGTCCGGGCACTGCACATGACCTTCGGAGGAGCCAAGGTCAGTCAGAACCACAAGCTCCCTTCACCACGTCCACAGGACAGACACGTTTGGGGAAAGAGGAGGTGAGAAGGGATGCGACAGCCAGTATGTGCTTTTCCTAGGGCTTTTGGAATTGTATTATAAACTGCACGGCTTAAACTTATTacctcagagttctggaggccagaattCTGAAATCAGGTATCAGCAGGGTGGTTTTTACCTGTGAAAGCAGCTGGGCAGGACCCTTCTTGGCCTCCTCCGGCCCCTGGGGTTGCTTGGTTGCAGAACAGAGGAACAGTCACCCAACAATGCCTACTGAGGCACAGGGGACAATTCAGAGCCATCATGACAGGCAGGGGCCTTGCAAAGAAGTCTTGGGCTGGGGGAAGACCAGGCACCACAGAATATGGTGGGGCAGTGGATGGAGAGACCAGGAAGAAACTCTGGGGTGAGGGTGTCTCCAGCTAAACCAAGCCAGCACGACTCCTGCTAGAGACAGGCCCAAGTGACCAGATGAGGGACCTGAGAAGAAATGGAGGATGGCCAGATATGGGAAAGGGCTGCTCCTGCCAAACAGATGAGTGGGTGCTTTGCCAGCCCTGGATTTTGCCGGAAGAGCAGTGACAGGCCCAGGAGAGGTTCAGGAGCCTGCCAGGAGCTTGGGCAGGCAGAGAAGCTGCTGTTCCCTCTAGTTTAGGGAAAGATCTTCTCTTCTTTGAACAGGGCAAGTCCACTTCCTCATCTGGTCACCAGGACCAGCTGGGTCATCTGCTGGGAACTGGGAGCAGAGGATATTTGCTGGATGGGGCAAGGAGGCATTTATGAGGAGGAATTTCTGTGAAAATTCAAAAAACACAAACCATTACTTGGAAACCCAGGGTCTGCGtctggagggaagcagctggtgTCTGAACAGGGGGCCTGGGGGTGGCAGTGACGACACGACAGATGTCCTACCGTGGGGCATGAACATTTCCGGTAACAGCATCAGTGTCCTGGGACCAAAGCTCAGCACGGCTTTCCAGCCACCACAGCAGAGGGCCATTCTGCGCAGCCCAGCTCCATCTCCCCCACCTGCCCTGAGTGATCTGTGGGCCCATGTGACCTCCCCTAGACAACTGCAGTCTGAACTTGTGCTCCTCACATGTGAGTCCCACTACCCCTCTGCTGGTCCTGGGCAACCAGATCCTTGGCCCTGGACGTGTCACTGGCTGGAAATGACTGACACATTCCATGAATCAGGCTCCTGGTGTCCACAGCATCTGGGTGCCTGGTCCCTGGCACCAGGGGAGGGCCATGGTCTGCAAAGGAACCCTCTAGGCCCAGGACAGGGATGCAGGCTGCATCTCTGCACCCAAGTGCTAATCATCCCACTGGGGACTGGTGACCACACCCCAcaggaggaaagaaataaagcagGTTCCAAGTACAAATACAACATCAGCagacacataaaaacaaatcacCCATCATAAAGACATATttggtaaaaaaaacaaaacaaaacaaaacaaaatttatgacAATCTCACACTGAAAAGGCAAGCCCAGGAAGTTCTGAAACTCAGTGGGCAGACAGTCGGGACTGCAGGGCTCATCAGGTCAGAGTCCCACAGGGGCACAGGGAAGGCACAGGGGCAGAGCTTCCTACAGGGCCTGGAACACTAGTGTGTGCAGAGGCAAGGGGCGTTGCTGGACCAGCAGTTCAAAGCACAGGATCCCCATCACACAGAGAAGGGCTCTGAGGCCGTGGGGCATACAGAGGGtccaggaggggagagggcagaCTCAGGAAGGAGAATGAGTCTGGCTGGTCTTCCAGGCAACAGAGGCCACTGCAGGCCCAGGGGCCCGGTTGTGCACAAGGGCTGGTGCCTTCCCTCAACACACACAGCCCACTGCCTGGAAGCCAGACATCCTCCCTGCCAAAGTCCCGGGGTCCATAACCTGCAGGCCCTCTCTGGACATAACTGTGTGCTGGCCAGGGAGAAGCAGGGGGCCCTCAACAAACACCTGCTTTACTAGAGACCCACGTGCACACCCACCAAGCAGCACAAGTGCCTGGCTCCCAGGTCCTTCCCGGCCCCCTACTTGAGTGGGTCCTCAAGAAGCAACAAGGACAGCCCATGGGACACCTGGCCCCCAGAGTGCTGCTTGCCACTACCACTAGCTGGGAACCTGGGGCCTGTCTGAGCCCTCCTGTTGACCAGGGTCCAGAACACGGCTGTCCCGCAGATGGCAGCCTGGAGGTCCTGgctcaggaggaggagacagggtAGCCGCGGTGGTTGTGCGAGGCCTCGCCCACAGTCAGCGTCAGGGACAGGCTGGGCTTGCGCTCCGCCACTTCCTCCAGGCAGGGCCGTGGGGGCCGGGCTTTGAAGAAGTCCGAGACATACCGGACCTGCGGGGGGCCGAAGAGCGGGAGGATGGCAGGAGGGTCCCGGTGAGGGTTGGGAGCGCCCCAGCGGAGCGCGGGGTGGGTGGGGCTAGGACTCACAGTGAGGCCGGCCACCAGGGCCCCCTGCAGCAGGCCGACGAGGACGTCGCTCCAGTGGTGCTTGTGGTCGGACACGCGGGTGTAGCCCACGTAAAGGGCGAAGGCCACCAGGAAGAACTGCACCGTGGGCCGCAGCAGCCGCGCCCACTTCCCGCAGAGCCGCGCCTGCACGTAGAGCTGCGGAGGCAGCGCATCAGCCGGCTGCAGCGCGACTGGGCTGAGGCCGCGGAGGGGCCCGAGGGGCCGGAGGAGCCCGCTTGCCCGCTTGCCCGCTTGCCCCGCACCTGCTCCACCTCCCCGAGGGCAGTGCAGAAGGCCGGGCCCTGGGCTCCCCACacaagtggataaagaaactcacCGCCAAGAACAGCATGCAGTACATCCCAAAGGAGGAGTGTCCAGAGTAGAAAGAGAGCCTGGGAGAGAGGGTGGGCAGAGTTGGTGGGGGAGGCCATACTGACCCACCGCCTACGCAGGATGAGGGGACCAAACATGGAGCAGTCCCCAGGTAGGTAGGTAGGGCTGGGCCTGCAGCCTCGAACACCTCACTAACACAGCAGGACCAGTCGGCCgccccagggcccaggcaggcAGAGCCAGGTCTGTGCCCTGTGTCCCCTTCAGGGTGGTTCCACGTCTGGAACCTAAGGGAAGTGCCACACCTTCTACCAACCCCAGACTCAGCACAGACATCCAGGGACTGGCAGGGAGGCCAGGGTTCCCTGCCAGGGAGCTCTGGAGCAGATGGAAAGCTCATGGCAACCAAGGGCTCAACCAGAGGCACCAGCTCTGCACCACTGTGTCACACACCAGGACGGCACAGGCCAGGACAGCGGCACCCAACTGCCACGGGGACCTGCCCCTCGTGGCACCTGGTGCCTGTAGGAGGGGCTGGTCAGCCCCCACCTAACAAGGGGGCCTCAGCCACCACTTCAGGGCCACAGGCAGTGCTGATGCCAAGGAGGGGCCAGCCACACAAGAGGGCCCAGGCACTGGGGGGACGAGGGCCACCACACAGAGGGCCCAGGCACGCTGCTCAGAACAAGAAGCTGGGCAGAGGTCACATGCGCCCCCTGCAAATGCTGGGCAGCTGTCCTTGGTTCTAGGACCTCAGGAAATCTGTGTCTGCAGTTGGGGGTGCAGCTGAGGCACAGCCACAGAAAGCCCTGTGCCAACCCAGCACCACCAAGTAAGTAACAGGAATCTGCGTTTGATGGCTATCTGCCCTGATCTAACAGATCACGGCCGCACACAACTAAACCCACTCAGAAACGTCACTGTGCAGGCAGCAACCAGACCACACACTCAGTCCTCCACAAAACACCGACAAGCACACGAGGGCAGAGCTGCTCCAGGTGTCCCTGAGGGTGAGAAACAGCATGTCTGGTGGTCCTTGTTCAGAACTCAGCATTCagccttaaatgtaaaatggGGTGCAGGAAAGGCAGTTGGAGGGGAAACAGCAATGGAAAGTACACGCAGGTGACCCAAGTGTCAAAACGCACAGTCCTTGACAGACAGGACCTGCTGAACTGCTCCCCAAGGCCCCTGCCACCTGAGCAAGGAAGGGGGCAGCAGCACCTCAGAACTGTGCACCCCACAGTACTCAGCCAGTGAGGAACCAGGGGAGGGACCCTGCGCACTAGGGACAAA encodes the following:
- the Plpp2 gene encoding phospholipid phosphatase 2 isoform X3, whose product is MAGVTITATVVLVSAGEAYLVYTARLYSRSDFNNYVAALYKVLGTFLFGAAVSQSLTDLAKYMIGRLRPNFLAVCDPDWSRVNCSVYVQLERVCRGAPANVTEARLSFYSGHSSFGMYCMLFLALYVQARLCGKWARLLRPTVQFFLVAFALYVGYTRVSDHKHHWSDVLVGLLQGALVAGLTVRYVSDFFKARPPRPCLEEVAERKPSLSLTLTVGEASHNHRGYPVSSS